In Victivallis lenta, the following proteins share a genomic window:
- a CDS encoding SEL1-like repeat protein, with translation MKMRSHWLYALVPLFFLVVFPAAAEQEKDDPLRNAALSGDTAAQLKLASEFFFGTDARPRNPVLAVYWYRRAAELGSAEGAYNLGVCYEKGWGVEHPSLVRAGRCFDEAAKGGLPEARLRKALLMISGIPDEAEEKETLPGTPADPAGALRLLRDLAGTGYLPADRELGRMILRDAALRQSCGTEARQSLTRAADSGDVESLLMLAACYEDGVGGAGDAKEAVACYERAVKLGSADAKVPLAAAYEYGLGVAPDPVRAFRLVREAAEAGSARAQVRLGDYYLNGDQVAQSISEALALYRKAFDAGYLSAAVKLGRCAELGIGSDPEPVRAAELYGIAARAGDADGQYAFGRCHLKGIGMEPDAAGAVFWFKTATAVGQLDAVRELGICYLTGTGVEKDEAEGSRLIEAAAASGDPEALVILSNN, from the coding sequence ATGAAGATGCGGTCACACTGGCTGTATGCGCTCGTTCCGCTGTTTTTTCTTGTCGTTTTTCCGGCTGCGGCGGAACAGGAGAAGGACGACCCGCTCCGCAATGCGGCGTTGTCGGGCGATACGGCGGCGCAGCTGAAGCTCGCGTCGGAGTTCTTCTTCGGCACGGACGCCCGTCCGCGCAATCCGGTGCTGGCGGTCTACTGGTATCGCAGGGCGGCGGAACTGGGCAGTGCCGAAGGCGCCTACAATCTCGGCGTATGTTATGAAAAGGGGTGGGGGGTCGAGCACCCGAGTCTGGTGCGGGCGGGCCGCTGTTTTGATGAGGCCGCGAAAGGCGGGCTGCCGGAGGCGCGGCTCCGGAAGGCGCTGCTGATGATTTCCGGAATTCCCGACGAAGCGGAGGAGAAGGAGACGCTGCCGGGAACGCCCGCCGACCCCGCCGGCGCGTTGCGGCTTCTGCGCGACCTGGCCGGAACCGGCTATCTTCCGGCGGACCGGGAGCTCGGGCGGATGATTTTGCGGGATGCCGCGTTGCGGCAGAGCTGCGGCACGGAGGCGCGGCAGTCGCTGACCCGGGCGGCGGATTCAGGCGACGTCGAGTCGCTGCTGATGCTGGCTGCCTGTTATGAGGATGGCGTCGGAGGAGCCGGCGACGCAAAGGAGGCGGTGGCATGTTATGAGCGTGCCGTGAAGCTCGGCAGCGCCGATGCGAAGGTTCCGCTGGCCGCGGCTTACGAGTACGGGCTCGGAGTCGCTCCCGATCCGGTCCGCGCCTTCCGGCTTGTCCGGGAGGCGGCGGAGGCCGGCAGCGCGCGGGCGCAGGTGCGGCTGGGCGATTACTACCTGAACGGCGATCAGGTGGCGCAGTCGATTTCCGAAGCGCTGGCGCTTTACCGCAAGGCGTTCGACGCCGGTTATCTGTCGGCGGCCGTGAAGCTCGGCCGCTGCGCCGAGCTCGGCATCGGAAGCGACCCGGAGCCGGTGCGGGCCGCGGAGCTCTACGGCATTGCGGCGCGGGCCGGGGATGCCGACGGCCAGTATGCGTTCGGCCGCTGCCACCTGAAGGGAATCGGCATGGAGCCGGATGCCGCCGGTGCGGTGTTCTGGTTCAAGACGGCGACGGCGGTCGGACAGCTCGACGCCGTCCGCGAGCTCGGTATCTGCTACCTGACCGGAACCGGCGTGGAGAAGGACGAAGCCGAGGGAAGCCGACTGATCGAAGCCGCCGCCGCTTCCGGCGATCCCGAAGCGCTGGTCATTCTCAGCAACAATTGA
- the lpxD gene encoding UDP-3-O-(3-hydroxymyristoyl)glucosamine N-acyltransferase — MKQLTLTAAEIAEMIKGKVVGEPGRVVHSVAGIKEAKGDQLSFIGNKRYEHQFETTEAGVILVCSDLESAASDKHTLIVTDHVDYAFATVVAVFAEKPPVFEPGVHPSAVVASDVKLGEGVTVGANAVIEPGVEIGDGAVIGAGCYLGHQVKIGAGTILYPNVTVMYRCTIGRKCILHPGVVIGADGFGFVPGPQGLVKVPQTGIVQIDDDVELGANTTVDRARFGRTWIKSNVKVDDQVMIAHNVVIGESSILVAQTGIAGSAELGRGVVLGAKAGINGHITIGDGVQVAGTSGVVKSLPAGAIALGTPAESQREFMARHTLPSRFEKLQKKFEALKAEVEALKGSAR, encoded by the coding sequence ATGAAACAGCTTACACTCACCGCCGCGGAAATTGCCGAGATGATCAAGGGCAAGGTCGTCGGGGAGCCCGGGCGCGTCGTCCACAGCGTCGCCGGCATCAAGGAGGCGAAGGGCGACCAGCTGTCGTTCATCGGCAACAAGCGCTATGAGCACCAGTTCGAGACGACGGAGGCGGGCGTGATTCTGGTTTGCTCCGATCTCGAGTCCGCGGCGAGCGACAAGCATACGCTGATCGTGACCGATCACGTCGATTACGCGTTTGCGACCGTCGTGGCGGTGTTTGCCGAGAAGCCGCCGGTTTTTGAGCCGGGCGTGCATCCGTCGGCGGTCGTCGCTTCCGACGTGAAGCTCGGCGAGGGGGTGACGGTCGGCGCGAACGCGGTGATCGAGCCGGGCGTTGAAATCGGCGACGGCGCCGTGATCGGCGCAGGCTGCTATCTCGGCCATCAGGTCAAGATCGGCGCGGGGACGATCCTCTACCCGAATGTGACGGTCATGTACCGCTGCACGATCGGGCGCAAGTGCATCCTTCACCCCGGCGTTGTGATCGGCGCGGACGGCTTCGGCTTTGTGCCGGGTCCGCAGGGGCTGGTTAAAGTGCCGCAGACCGGTATCGTCCAGATCGACGACGACGTCGAGCTCGGCGCGAATACGACGGTCGACCGTGCCCGTTTCGGACGGACCTGGATCAAGAGCAACGTGAAAGTTGACGATCAGGTCATGATCGCGCACAACGTCGTGATCGGCGAGAGTTCGATCCTGGTCGCGCAGACCGGCATCGCAGGCAGCGCAGAGCTCGGCCGCGGCGTGGTGCTCGGCGCGAAGGCCGGCATCAACGGCCACATTACGATCGGCGACGGCGTTCAGGTCGCCGGCACGAGCGGCGTCGTGAAGAGCCTTCCGGCCGGCGCCATCGCGCTCGGGACTCCGGCGGAGTCGCAGCGGGAATTCATGGCGCGGCACACGCTGCCGAGCCGTTTCGAAAAGCTCCAGAAAAAGTTCGAAGCGCTGAAGGCGGAAGTCGAAGCGTTGAAGGGCAGCGCCAGATAA
- a CDS encoding OmpH family outer membrane protein, translating to MSRRTPVGLLLLAAFLCAGIAAQAAEVQRFAVVNLEKVFREYRKSRIAEDAFKQQAEVYRNYFVKQQGLLVQLRKQAEQLQEEARNPALSEADRSKAGADAVVKAREVAAKEAELKLYAAERLRTMRDAEQKKREEVFADIYKEIDRRAAAEGFTFVLDSSGKTMNEQPTVLRFPASCDLTEAVIRELNRTMSEAEKKEAAPAAAPQPGEKTEPQPE from the coding sequence ATGAGCAGGCGCACTCCGGTCGGGCTTCTGCTTCTGGCGGCGTTTCTGTGCGCCGGGATCGCCGCACAGGCGGCCGAGGTTCAGCGCTTCGCGGTGGTGAACCTCGAAAAGGTGTTCCGCGAATACCGCAAGAGCCGGATCGCCGAAGACGCGTTCAAGCAGCAGGCGGAGGTTTACCGCAACTACTTCGTCAAGCAGCAGGGGCTGCTCGTTCAGCTCCGCAAGCAGGCGGAGCAGCTGCAGGAGGAAGCCCGGAATCCGGCCCTGAGCGAGGCGGACCGTTCCAAAGCCGGCGCGGATGCCGTGGTCAAGGCGCGCGAGGTCGCGGCCAAGGAGGCCGAACTGAAGCTCTATGCGGCCGAACGCCTCCGGACCATGCGCGACGCCGAGCAGAAAAAGCGCGAGGAGGTCTTTGCCGATATCTATAAGGAGATCGACCGGCGCGCCGCGGCGGAGGGGTTCACTTTCGTGCTCGATTCGTCGGGGAAGACGATGAACGAGCAGCCGACGGTGCTGCGTTTTCCGGCCTCCTGCGATCTGACGGAGGCCGTGATCCGCGAGTTGAACCGCACGATGTCGGAGGCGGAGAAAAAGGAGGCCGCACCCGCGGCCGCCCCGCAGCCGGGCGAAAAGACGGAGCCGCAGCCGGAGTGA
- the guaB gene encoding IMP dehydrogenase, with the protein MERYIDKFMAAFEFEGLTFDDISLVTQYADFLPHDADVSSRFSRNVKLNIPFVSAAMDTVTESAMAIAMAQLGGIGVIHKNLPVERQADEVRKVKYYLNGIIRTPVVFREDQTVEEMMNEKRARKYSFSGFPIVDAAGGLVGIITARDIKFLTDYRIKIRDVMTKKPVIARDGVSMQEAYRIMLENKVGKLPMVDANGRLTGLYSFLDVKTLISKEEPDYNRDDHHQLRAAAGIGPYDFERAEALVNAGVDVLVLDTAHGHSKGVIETVKELKNIYGGRVDVVAGNIATAEAGKALADAGADGIKVGIGPGSICTTRVVAGVGVPQVTAVYEVARAVPSDIPVIADGGIKQSGDVAKAIAVGASCVMMGSALAGTSESTGEVTLHQGRSYVIYRGMGSLAAMKTGKGSRERYGQDDVDDECKLVPQGIEGMVPFRGPVANVIIQFVGGLRYSFGYCGARTVPEFQRKAKMVRVTAAGLREAHPHDVTMVKDAPNYSGN; encoded by the coding sequence ATGGAACGCTACATCGACAAATTCATGGCGGCATTCGAATTCGAAGGACTTACCTTCGACGACATCTCACTGGTGACGCAGTACGCCGACTTCCTGCCGCACGACGCGGACGTCTCGAGCCGCTTCTCGCGGAACGTCAAGCTGAACATCCCGTTCGTCAGCGCCGCGATGGATACCGTGACCGAAAGCGCGATGGCCATCGCCATGGCGCAGCTCGGCGGCATCGGCGTGATTCACAAGAATCTGCCGGTCGAACGCCAGGCCGACGAAGTCCGCAAGGTCAAGTACTATCTGAACGGCATCATCCGGACTCCGGTGGTTTTCCGCGAGGACCAGACCGTCGAAGAGATGATGAATGAAAAACGCGCCCGGAAGTACTCGTTCTCCGGTTTCCCGATCGTCGACGCCGCCGGCGGGCTCGTCGGCATCATCACGGCCCGCGACATCAAATTCCTGACCGATTACCGGATCAAAATCCGCGATGTGATGACGAAGAAGCCGGTTATCGCCAGAGACGGCGTGTCGATGCAGGAAGCTTACCGGATCATGCTCGAAAACAAGGTCGGCAAGCTCCCGATGGTCGATGCGAACGGCAGGCTGACCGGGCTTTACAGCTTCCTCGACGTCAAGACCCTGATCTCGAAGGAGGAGCCCGATTACAACCGCGACGACCATCACCAGCTCCGTGCCGCCGCCGGAATCGGTCCTTATGATTTCGAGCGCGCCGAGGCGCTGGTCAATGCCGGCGTCGACGTTCTCGTGCTCGACACGGCCCACGGCCATTCGAAGGGCGTCATCGAGACGGTGAAGGAGCTCAAGAACATTTACGGCGGCCGGGTCGATGTGGTCGCCGGCAACATTGCGACCGCTGAAGCCGGCAAGGCGCTCGCCGATGCGGGCGCGGACGGCATCAAAGTCGGCATCGGGCCCGGCTCGATCTGCACGACCCGCGTGGTCGCCGGCGTCGGCGTGCCGCAGGTCACGGCGGTTTACGAGGTCGCCAGGGCGGTTCCGTCCGACATTCCGGTCATTGCCGACGGCGGCATCAAGCAGTCCGGCGATGTCGCGAAGGCGATCGCGGTCGGCGCATCGTGCGTCATGATGGGGTCGGCGCTGGCCGGCACCAGCGAAAGCACCGGCGAAGTCACGCTTCACCAGGGACGCAGCTACGTGATCTACCGCGGCATGGGCAGCCTCGCCGCGATGAAAACCGGCAAGGGCAGCCGCGAACGCTACGGACAGGACGATGTCGATGACGAATGCAAGCTTGTGCCGCAGGGCATCGAAGGCATGGTCCCGTTCCGCGGCCCGGTGGCGAATGTGATCATTCAGTTCGTCGGCGGCTTGCGCTATTCGTTCGGTTACTGCGGCGCCCGCACGGTTCCGGAGTTCCAGCGGAAGGCGAAGATGGTTCGGGTCACGGCGGCCGGCCTGCGCGAGGCGCATCCGCACGACGTCACGATGGTCAAGGACGCGCCGAATTATTCGGGGAACTGA